The genome window GGCCTGAAGGGCACGGCCGTGAACGTCCAGGCGATGGTGTATGGCAACATGGGCGAGGACTCCGGCACCGGCGTCTGCTTCACACGCAACCCGGCGACCGGCGAAAACAAGCTGTATGGCGAGTTTCTACTAAATGCCCAAGGCGAAGACGTCGTTGCCGGAATCCGTACGCCGAAGGACATCAAGGAGCTCGATCGGCTGATGCCGGAGATCTATGCCGAGCTTCAGGAGCACACCACGCGACTGGAGCGGCACTACGGCAACATGCAGGATATCGAGTTCACAGTCCAGCAGGGAGAGCTCTTTATTCTGCAGACGCGCGACGGTAAACGTACGGGCCCGGCTGCAATTCGGATCGCCGTCGAAATGGTGGACGAAGGCTTGACCTCCGAGTCCGACGCTGTCCGTGATCTCGTCGAGCCGGGGCACGTCGAGCAGCTTTTGCACCCGCGATTTAAAAATGAGAATGGGTACGCGGAGAAGGTTCTCGGTACCGGGCTCCCCGCTTCTCCGGGTGCGGCGGTCGGACGGGTTGTGTTTACGGCCGACGATGCGGAAGAGTGGAATCAGCGTGGCGAATCCGTGATTCTCGTGCGCGTGGAGACGTCGCCAGAGGATGTGGGCGGAATGGATGCTGCAGAAGGCATTCTGACGTCGCGCGGCGGTATGACCTCCCACGCGGCGGTTGTCGCGCGCGGCTGGGGAACGCCCTGTGTCGCCGGGTGCGATGATATCGTCGTCAACGCCCAGCGGAAAACGTTCACGAACGGTGAAGTGACGGTTCAGGAAGGCGATTGGATCTCGATCAACGGTTCAACCGGCGAGGTCATTCTCGGCAAGCAACCGCTCGTTGATCCGGAGCTGAGCGGCGAGTTCAGCCGGTTCATGACGTGGGCGGACGACCTGCGCACCCTCGGCGTTCGCGCCAATGCCGACACGCCAGAAGATGCGCGGCAGGCCCTGGAGTTCGGGGCGGAAGGCATCGGGCTGGCCCGCACGGAGCATATGTTCTTCGGGGATGACCGCATCGCGAAGATGCAGCGCATGATCCTCGCGGATTCTGAAGAGGAGCGACGGGATGCACTCGAAGCCCTATTGCCGTTCCAGCGTGAAGACTTTGCTGGACTCTTCCAGGCGATGAAAGGACGGCCGGTGACCATCCGGCTCCTCGATCCCCCACTGCATGAGTTTCTCCCGCATGACGCGGAGGAACAGGAAGTGCTGGCAGAACGCCTGGAAATGCCGGTTCGTCGTGTGCGCGAGAAAATCGAGCAGCACGCTGAAATGAACCCGATGCTCGGTCACCGTGGATGTCGCCTTGGCGTCACCCACGCGGAGATCACCGAGATGCAGGCCCGAGCGATCCTGGAGGCGGCCATCGACGTGTCGACGGACGATGCGCCAGTGCGACCCGAGATTATGGTGCCTTTGGTGTCCACCAAGGCTGAGTTTGACCATCAGCGGAGCGTCATCGACGAAGTGGCCGCAGCCGTTTTCGAAGAGCGCGGCAAGGAAGTTCAGTATCGCGTCGGTACGATGATCGAAATCCCGCGAGCTGCATTGCGGGCCGGAGAGATTGCCGAAGCCGCCGATTTCTTCTCGTTCGGCACCAACGACCTGACACAGATGACCTTCGGGTTCAGTCGGGACGACGCTGGCCGATTCCTCCCGTATTACGTGCAGGAGAATCTGCTGCCGGCCGATCCATTCCAGACGCTCGACCAGGAGGGCGTGGGCGAGATGGTGAGCATCGGGACCAACCGGGGCCGAAAGGTGAAGCCCAAGCTGCAGGTGGGAATCTGTGGCGAACACGGAGGCGATCCAGCATCCGTCAAGTTCTGCCACGACACGGACCTCGACTACGTGTCCTGCAGCCCATTCCGCGTTCCGATTGCGCGGCTGGCCGCAGCACAGGCCGTTACGGAGGACGATCGCTAACGGTAGGTCGACCTCTTAATCTCAAAACGACAACGCCTGCCCTGGAGACGCAACCTCCCGGGCGGGCGTTGTTATGTTCAGTCGACGCTTCGCAACTTGGCCGGCACAGGGAATGGTCGCCCACGTTGACGACGTTCCGCTGACTGTTTTCACCAGACGCAAAGCCCATGCCCTCCGAAGCCGCCCAGACCGGACTATCAGGCGTACTGGAAACATGTCTGTATGCTCACGACCTCGATGCCGCGGCAACCTTCTACGGCGACGTGCTCGGACTCGAATTCGTCTCGCGCTCCGAAGGTCGGCACGTGTTCTTTCGGTGTGGGTCGCAGATGGTGCTTATTTTCAACCCAGACGCGACCAACGACCCCGAGGGCACGCTCCCACCGCATGGGGCAGAGGGGGCAGGGCACGTTGCGTTCGGTGTCACAGAGGCTGAGTTAGATGGGTGGCGCAGCCGCCTACGGTCTCGAAACGTCGAGATTGAGAAAGACATGGAATGGGGCGAAGCGGGTCAGTCGATTTACGTGCGTGATCCCGCGGGAAACAGCGTTGAGCTGGCGACGCCGAGCATCTGGCCCGTGGACGCAGGGACGTGAGCGACGGCTTCGATTCTTCACTGCCGACTCGACGTCTGCGCGGGGGCGAGTGCATCGTATGCCTCATCCGGTGCTTTGCTGTAGGCATCAACGACGAATCGCCACTGACCGTTATCGGCGCGCCGGAGGACCGTCGAAAACTTACCGGTGGACGCGCTTGTCACCTCGCCGTCGTGCAAAACCCGCACCCGGTAGTAGCCGACATCGTATGCTATGTCGCCCTTCATATTCCGGCTAACGAAGCGGAAGTCGATCGTTAGTTGAGCCTGCTGCAGGGCCGCCGCCTCGAAAAAGCCCTCATACACGGCTCGAATCGAATCCCGTCCGACGACCACGCCGCGATTTGTGTCCGGGAGAATGTACATCGCATCCTCCGCGTAGATGTCGGCAATGGCATCCAGATCTCCGAGTTCGTACGCAAGCGTGATCCGGTCGTATGCGTCCTGGATACTGTTCGAACGAGTGGATACTGACTGGGCAGCGGCGGCCGAACTCGAAATGCTGAGGACGAGGGCGAGAAAAAGTGAGATCCGCGGTAGCATGATAAGCAGGGCTCGGTGCACGAATCGGCTGGGGACGCCGGGAGAAGCGAGATGGTTGCACCGGCGGGCTAGACCACGGATCCGCCGAATTCGCCTGAACGACAGATCGAAAGGAGAGTATCACGTTCTCGGTCTACCCCTTCTAAGTTGATGCGTTGTTTCCGTGCCCGATCGTTCCTCTAGACGAATCCTCCTTGTTCTCTTTTTCGGAGTCCTGATGGCCGCGCTCGATCTGGCCATCGTCGGTCCCGTGCTGAGACCGATTCGGGAGAGCTTCGGCGTTTCGGCGCGAACAGGAGCGTGGGTGCTGAACGTGTTCGTTCTATTCAACCTTGTCGGTGTCCCGGTGATGTCGCGCCTGGCCGACCGGCTGGGCCGACGTCGGGTCTACACGTCGGCCGTTCTGACCTTTGGCGTCGGCGCTTTGGTCGTCGCGGTTGCCCCTACGTTTGAATCGCTTCTCGTCGGTCGCGCGATTCAGGGTGTCGCGGCATCTGGCATTTTTCCCGCCGCAAGCGCTGTCGTAGGTGATTCCTTCGCTGTTGAAAAACGGGGCCGTGCTCTCGGCGTACTCGGCGCGGTCTACGGAATTGCGTTTCTCGTCGGTCCGGGTTTGGCCGGTGCCTTCCTCGCCATGGGAAGCTGGACCTGGCTCTATCTTCTGATCGTTCCGTTTTCTGCTGTCGTCGCTGTTGCAGCATGGCGGGTGTTGCCACGGGCCCCACGCGCCTCGGAAGAAGGCGTCGACATCGCTGGGTTAGCGATGCTCGGGGTTGGGCTGGCAGCGCTGGCCATCGGGATCAACCGGATCGACGCGCAGTCGGTGGTATCCAGCCTGGCGTCCCTGAGCGTAGCCCCATTCCTCATCGGGGCGGCTACCATGATCGGCGGGTTCGTTGCGGTCGAGCGGCGCGTGGAGTACCCGATGCTTCGACTCGGTCTCTTTCGCCATCGCTCCGTAAAGATCGCTGCCGTTCTAGCCATCGGAGCGGGTCTCGCAGAGGCATCGTTCATTTTCTTCCCCGAGTTTGCTGCCTCATCGTTCGACGTGCCGAGCTCCACGGCGTCCTTCATGCTGCTGCCGCTTGTCGGGGCTGTTGCTGTCGGCTCGCCGGTAGCCGGACGGTTGTTGGATCGAATCGGCGTCCGTCGAATCGTCACGGTAAGCAGCGTGCTCTTCACAGCAGGACTTGCCACGATCTCGGCTCTCCCGGGTGGTCGGGTCGCGTTCTACTCGGGATCCGTGCTCCTCGGTTTTGGGCTTGCCGGATTGCTTGGTTCGTCGCTGAGTTACATTCTTCTGAACGCCGCTCGGGAGACGGAGCGGACCGTCGCGCAGGGCGTGATCACGCTTTTTCTCGGGATCGGGCAGCTCGTCGGAGGGGCGATGATCGGCGCCGTAGCTGTGACCGCGGGCGGTACGGGAGAGGTCGCGGGACCGGAAGGGTATGCTGCCGCCTTCGGGGTCGTCGCCGTCGTCGGGGTGATTTGTGTTGGGCTCGGACTCCTTCTACCGTCGAAAACGAGCGCCGTGTGGGCAGGTCGTGCAGGCAGTTAAATGCTGACCACGCGTGAACGTTGAGAGCGCGTGGCAAGACACGTTCTCACTTTCCGTTTAGCGTTCGGTCGAGGTTGAACGCGGCGCTGATAAGGGAAAGGTGCGTGAAGGCCTGCGGAAAGTTTCCGAGTGCTTCGCCTCGCGGTCCTGTTTCCTCCGCGTACAGGCCGAGCGGATTCGCATATCCAAGCATTTTTTCGAAGG of Longibacter salinarum contains these proteins:
- the ppdK gene encoding pyruvate, phosphate dikinase — its product is MATTTAQDVSVPREASTTWVYRFGNGRSDGSKDQKALLGGKGANLSEMSGIGLPVPPGYTITTEACEYVVEHDGTWPDELDDQVRAGIRHVEEAMGRTFGDPENPLLVSVRSGAALSMPGMMDSVLNLGLNDQVVEGIARQTGNERFAYDAYRRLIDMFGDVVVGIDREKFEHAITSMKEERGVENDIDLNANDLRELVDRYKAIYRKETGRMFPDDPWQQLRFAIDAVFGSWTNERAVKYREINSITGLKGTAVNVQAMVYGNMGEDSGTGVCFTRNPATGENKLYGEFLLNAQGEDVVAGIRTPKDIKELDRLMPEIYAELQEHTTRLERHYGNMQDIEFTVQQGELFILQTRDGKRTGPAAIRIAVEMVDEGLTSESDAVRDLVEPGHVEQLLHPRFKNENGYAEKVLGTGLPASPGAAVGRVVFTADDAEEWNQRGESVILVRVETSPEDVGGMDAAEGILTSRGGMTSHAAVVARGWGTPCVAGCDDIVVNAQRKTFTNGEVTVQEGDWISINGSTGEVILGKQPLVDPELSGEFSRFMTWADDLRTLGVRANADTPEDARQALEFGAEGIGLARTEHMFFGDDRIAKMQRMILADSEEERRDALEALLPFQREDFAGLFQAMKGRPVTIRLLDPPLHEFLPHDAEEQEVLAERLEMPVRRVREKIEQHAEMNPMLGHRGCRLGVTHAEITEMQARAILEAAIDVSTDDAPVRPEIMVPLVSTKAEFDHQRSVIDEVAAAVFEERGKEVQYRVGTMIEIPRAALRAGEIAEAADFFSFGTNDLTQMTFGFSRDDAGRFLPYYVQENLLPADPFQTLDQEGVGEMVSIGTNRGRKVKPKLQVGICGEHGGDPASVKFCHDTDLDYVSCSPFRVPIARLAAAQAVTEDDR
- a CDS encoding VOC family protein — encoded protein: MPSEAAQTGLSGVLETCLYAHDLDAAATFYGDVLGLEFVSRSEGRHVFFRCGSQMVLIFNPDATNDPEGTLPPHGAEGAGHVAFGVTEAELDGWRSRLRSRNVEIEKDMEWGEAGQSIYVRDPAGNSVELATPSIWPVDAGT
- a CDS encoding YybH family protein; protein product: MLPRISLFLALVLSISSSAAAAQSVSTRSNSIQDAYDRITLAYELGDLDAIADIYAEDAMYILPDTNRGVVVGRDSIRAVYEGFFEAAALQQAQLTIDFRFVSRNMKGDIAYDVGYYRVRVLHDGEVTSASTGKFSTVLRRADNGQWRFVVDAYSKAPDEAYDALAPAQTSSRQ
- a CDS encoding MFS transporter, with amino-acid sequence MPDRSSRRILLVLFFGVLMAALDLAIVGPVLRPIRESFGVSARTGAWVLNVFVLFNLVGVPVMSRLADRLGRRRVYTSAVLTFGVGALVVAVAPTFESLLVGRAIQGVAASGIFPAASAVVGDSFAVEKRGRALGVLGAVYGIAFLVGPGLAGAFLAMGSWTWLYLLIVPFSAVVAVAAWRVLPRAPRASEEGVDIAGLAMLGVGLAALAIGINRIDAQSVVSSLASLSVAPFLIGAATMIGGFVAVERRVEYPMLRLGLFRHRSVKIAAVLAIGAGLAEASFIFFPEFAASSFDVPSSTASFMLLPLVGAVAVGSPVAGRLLDRIGVRRIVTVSSVLFTAGLATISALPGGRVAFYSGSVLLGFGLAGLLGSSLSYILLNAARETERTVAQGVITLFLGIGQLVGGAMIGAVAVTAGGTGEVAGPEGYAAAFGVVAVVGVICVGLGLLLPSKTSAVWAGRAGS